GGAGCAGATGCCACCTTTTCGAACTTCATTCCTTAACAGAGGAAGATGTGAAAACCGCTCTGGAAAGGTCCATCAACGACGAAAACCAAGGACTCGGTCATATGAACATCTCTGTCACCGATCAAGCCCTTGATCACTTTGCTGCTGCGTCGAACGGGGATCTGAGGTCCGCTTTAAACGGTTTGGAGCTTGCCGCCTTTTCTACACCGGAAGACGAAGCAGAAACCGTACAGATCACGCTGGAAGTGGCGGAAGAATGCATGCAGAAAAAGAGCTTCTCTCACGATAAAGACGGGGACGCCCATTATGATGTCCTGTCCGCCTTTCAGAAATCGATACGCGGGAGTGACGTAGATGCATCCCTTCATTATTTAGGCCGTCTCATTGAAGCCGGTGATCTAGACAGTATAGCCAGACGTCTCGTGGTCATCGCCTATGAAGATATCGGTCTCGCAAACCCCCAGGCAGGGCCGCGCGCACTCGCTGCCGTAGAAGCCGCTGAACGAATCGGATTTCCCGAAGCAAGAATACCGCTGGCGGTAGCTGTAACGGAGCTTGCTCTTTCCCCGAAATCCAACAGTGCTTATAAAGCGCTGGATGCAGCTTTGGCAGATATCCGGGCCGGCAAGAGCGGGGACGTACCTGCCCACCTGAAAGACTCCCACTATAAAGGGGCACAAACGCTCGGGCGGGGAATCGACTACAAATACCCGCACAACTATGAAAACAGCTGGGTCAATCAGCAGTATCTACCAGACAAATTGAAAAACCGTACCTATTACGAAGCGAAACGGACAGGGAAATTCGAACAGGCACTGGAGCAAGTCAATAATAAAATAAAGAAACAAAAATCCACGTGAGTATAAACGGCTGCCTTGTTGGCTACACTACTATTAAATCTGACAAACTATCAGCTTACCGATAAAGTTAGGAGTGGTGTAGATGCCTAAAGTAAGGCAGGATGCCTGGTCTCATGAAGATGATTTATTATTAGCAGAAACGGTGCTTCGTCATATCCGTGAAGGAAGCACTCAGTTACGTGCCTTTGATGAAGTCGGCGACCTTTTAAACCGTACGTCTGCCGCCTGTGGTTTCCGTTGGAATGCAGAAGTACGCCAAAAGTATGAACAAGCAGTAGAACTAGCGAAGAAACAGCGGAAAGAAAAGAAACGGAATGAAGCGAAGCAGCAAGTGGAATACCCGCAGCCTTCCCGTTCTGTTCCGGAAGAGAAAGAAGTGGCCGAACACCATGCCTACACCTATACAGAACCGCTGGAACAAGCGATTCCCGGCCCACGTAAAGACGACCTTAACCTAACAGATGTTATCCGTTTCCTGGATACTCTTCAAAAAGAAACGTCCGCTTCCGGACCAGTTCAACAACAGTTGAATCAATTGGAGGCACAGAACGAAGAATTGATGGAACGGAACAATCAACTGTCACGTCAACTAGAATCGATGTCAGAGGATTACCAGGCATTGATACAGATCATGGACCGCGCAAGAAAAATGGTTCTATTCGACGAGCAGGATGCTACTTTCAAACCGCAGTTCCGAATGGAGAAGAATGGAAATCTGAAGAATGTAGCCCGCTAGGATAATAAAAAAGGCTCCGAGCATTTAAATGCCCGAAGCCTTTTTATTATGTAAAAATTCTCTCGTAAATCCTATAACACAATAAAAAAATCAATCCCAATCGTGCCGTCGCATCATGAGTTTTGAACCTGCTCCTGGCAGGTGGGTGCCCTGCTCCACATTTCTTGCGTCCTCCCATCAGTGATGGTTATGAGGCTTGCATTCCATGTGGAAACGCCAGGCTCCCGATTCAAAAATGTTAGGTCAAAACGTACATTAGAGCAACGTACACATCAGGATTGATCTCTTTAATTGTAATGTTATCTTAGCATATATCCATTAGCTAAGCAAGAAGGAAGAAACAGTTTTACTCAGCTCATTTATCCGAGCCGGATTCTTTCAGCTGCAGATGAAGTTCTTCCAATTGCTGGGTGCTTACTGCCCCTGGTGCATCTGTCAATGGATCTTGAGCAGATGCCGTTTTAGGGAATAGAATCGTGTCACGGAGATTGGTGCGTCCGGCAAGAAGCATGATGAGTCTGTCCAATCCAAAAGCGATTCCCCCGTGTGGAGGAGTCCCGTACTCTAAGGCTTCCATAAGGAATCCGAACTGTTCATCCGCTTCTTCTTTCGTGAATCCTAGTACTTCAAACATTTTTTCCTGCATTTCCTTCTGATAAATACGAAGGGAGCCGCCGCCTAGTTCGTATCCGTTCAGTACGATATCATATGCTTCCGCTTTGACGTCCTGCGGATGCCCCTGCAATCGATCCACGTCTCCGTTTTCAGGCATCGTGAACGGGTGATGGGCTGCATAGTAACGACCATCCTCTTCATCGTACTCGAACAGCGGCCAATCTGTTACCCAAAGGAAGTGGAACTTGCTTTCATCAATTAAGTTCAAGGAACGTCCCAATTTCAAGCGGAGCGCACCGAGGCTGTCTTGAACAACCGATGTTTTGTCCGCTACGAACAAAAGAAGATCTCCTTCTTCTGCTTCCAGCGCTGCGCTTAGGGCATCTGCTTCCTCATCACCAAAGAATTTGGCGATCGGCCCGTTGAACGCACCTTCTTTCACTTTTAACCAAGCAAGCCCTTTAGCGCCGTATACTTTGACGTCCTCTGTCAACTTATCAATGTCCTTGCGGGAGAAATCGTCCGCTTTTCCTTTCACATTGATTGCGCTGACTTGTCCTCCGGAAGCTACAGCACTGCTGAATACTTTGAAACCGGAATCTTTCACAAGTTCAGAGATATTGACCAGCTCCAGGCCGAAACGTGTATCCGGCTTGTCGGAACCAAAGCGCTCCATTGCTTCATCAAACGGCATGCGCAGGAAAGGCGTCTCTATATCCAATCCCTTTACTTCTTTCATGACGTGCTTCATCATGCGCTCCGTCATACTCATGATTTCATCTTTGGACATGAACGAAGTTTCGATATCGACTTGGGTGAATTCGGGCTGGCGGTCCGCTCTTAAATCTTCATCACGGAAACAGCGGGCAATCTGATAATACTTTTCAAAACCAGCCATCATCAGCATCTGTTTAAACAGCTGTGGAGATTGAGGCAGCGCATAAAACTGCCCTTCATGAACACGACTTGGAACGAGATAATCACGTGCTCCTTCCGGTGTACTCTTCGTCAACATCGGCGTTTCCATATCCAGGAACTCTTCCCCGTCCAGGAAGTTCCGGATGGCATTCGTTGTCTGAGAACGAAGACGGAAAGTATCCTGCATTTCCTTACGACGAAGATCTAAGTAGCGGTATTTCAAGCGAAGATCTTCCGATACATCCGTTTCATCTTCAATCATGAACGGTGGGGTTTTCGCTTTATTTAAAATGTTGACCTCTTGAACCGCCACTTCCACTTCTCCGGTTCCAAGATTTTTATTGACGGTTGCTGACTCACGGGCGACGACCTGTCCTTTCACTTCCAGGACGAATTCACTGCGTACTTCTTCTGCCGTCTTCAGCGCCCTCTCTGAAGTTGCCGGATTGAAGACGACTTGAACGATACCGGACCTGTCGCGGAGATCGATGAAAATCAATCCACCTAAATCTCTTCGTTTCTGTACCCATCCTTTTAACGTAACTTCCTGACCTATATGATCTTTCCTTAATTTACCGCCATTCGTTCTTTCCATGTCATTTCCCTCCAGCCAGTTTGGATTGCATATAACGGACGACTTCCTCAAGCGCTATTTCTTTCTGCTCGCCGGTCTCCATGTCTTTCACATTGATGACTTGCTTTTCCAGCTCCTGATCACCGATGACTAATACATAACGGCTCCCAAGACGATCGGCAGCTTTAAACTGCCCTTTCATTTTCTTCCCTAGATAATCTTTGTCCGCCTGTAAACCGTTCAAGCGCAGCTCATTCGTAATTCGAACGGATTCCTTTTCGGCCTCTTCTCCCATAGCGACAACGAAGCAATCCATCCCCTGCTCCACCGGAAGTTCCACCCCTTCTGCATCCAACGCCATAAGAAGGCGCTCGATACTCATAGCAAAACCGATTCCGGAAGTTTCAGGACCTCCTACTTCCTGAACAAGTCCCGTGTAACGGCCTCCTCCACTGAGGGTGGTGATCGCACCGAAACCGTCAGCCTCACTCATGATTTCAAAGGCTGTATGATTATAATAATCAAGACCACGAACAAGATTCGGATCGATCACATATTCAATCCCCATAGTATCCAGGTGTCCTTTAACACGTTGGAAATAATCTTTCGAATAATCGTTTAAATAATCCAGGATGGATGGTGCCGTGGCCATCGCCGGATGATCTCTGTCCTTTTTGCAGTCCAATACGCGGAGAGGATTCTGATCTAACCGAAGTTGGCAATCCGAACATAGTTCTTCTTTGTGAGGTTCGAAGTGCTCCACCAGTGCTTGTCTGTGAGCTTCTCTGCTTTCTTTATCTCCGAGACTGTTCAAGACGAGTTTCAACGACTTCAAGCCAAGCGTCTTATAGGAGTTCAAAGCAAGGGAAAGGACTTCTGCATCTATGGCCGGGTCGTCAGAGCCGAGTGCTTCAATGCCGAACTGAACGAATTGACGCTGTCTCCCCTGCTGCGGACGCTCATAACGGAACATCGGCCCCATATAGAAGTATTTCGTCGGCTGGTTCGGAAGACCGTACACTTTGTTCTGGACGAAGGAACGCACGACGGAGGCTGTCCCTTCCGGTCTCAGTGTGATACTCCTGTCGCCTCTGTCCTGGAAGGTGTACATTTCTTTCTGTACGATATCCGTGCTGTCCCCGACACCTCTTTGAAACAACTCCGTGTGTTCGAAAATAGGTGTCCGGATTTCTTTATAATTAAAGCGTCTGCATAGTTCTGTCAGCTGTTGTTCAACAAACTGCCATTTTTCTACGACACCAGGCAAAATATCCTGGGTGCCTCGTGGGGCATTGATAGCCATGAAAATTCCTCCTTCATACGTTACAAACCATTTTTAACCATTAAAAAACCCGTCCCTTTTTCCGATATAGGAAAAAGGGACGGGTTACTACCCGCGTTGCCACCCTGATTGAAGCATGAAGCTTCCACTCAAAACAGTTAACGCCTGTGTACGTCTGTACCTACTTGGTCTTTCGATACAGCACCTAGGAAACGTCTTTCATCCGATCATAACGGGGGGTGTTCTTTCAGCCTAGGGAACACCTTCTCTGTCCGCATGGGAAAGGGTTACTCTTTTCCTCAATGGTTTTACGATTCGCTTTTGAATTGATTACTATCATATAGTTTCCTTCATTCCAATGTCAAGTTATCTGTGGCAAATAATTTGTTTAAATCTATCGAAAGACGGAAGGATAATCCAATTCACTGTCGAATAATGTGTG
This sequence is a window from Bacillus sp. SB49. Protein-coding genes within it:
- a CDS encoding replication-associated recombination protein A, producing MSQQPLAFRMRPSNINEIIGQQHLVAEGKTIHRMVTAGRLASMILFGPPGTGKTSMATALAKSLRIPHKLLNAVTDKKKDMEIAVEEAKMHGQLVLILDEVHRLDKAKQDFLLPHLESNRLTLIGCTTSNPYHSINPAIRSRCHLFELHSLTEEDVKTALERSINDENQGLGHMNISVTDQALDHFAAASNGDLRSALNGLELAAFSTPEDEAETVQITLEVAEECMQKKSFSHDKDGDAHYDVLSAFQKSIRGSDVDASLHYLGRLIEAGDLDSIARRLVVIAYEDIGLANPQAGPRALAAVEAAERIGFPEARIPLAVAVTELALSPKSNSAYKALDAALADIRAGKSGDVPAHLKDSHYKGAQTLGRGIDYKYPHNYENSWVNQQYLPDKLKNRTYYEAKRTGKFEQALEQVNNKIKKQKST
- a CDS encoding RsfA family transcriptional regulator, which gives rise to MPKVRQDAWSHEDDLLLAETVLRHIREGSTQLRAFDEVGDLLNRTSAACGFRWNAEVRQKYEQAVELAKKQRKEKKRNEAKQQVEYPQPSRSVPEEKEVAEHHAYTYTEPLEQAIPGPRKDDLNLTDVIRFLDTLQKETSASGPVQQQLNQLEAQNEELMERNNQLSRQLESMSEDYQALIQIMDRARKMVLFDEQDATFKPQFRMEKNGNLKNVAR
- the aspS gene encoding aspartate--tRNA ligase, which codes for MERTNGGKLRKDHIGQEVTLKGWVQKRRDLGGLIFIDLRDRSGIVQVVFNPATSERALKTAEEVRSEFVLEVKGQVVARESATVNKNLGTGEVEVAVQEVNILNKAKTPPFMIEDETDVSEDLRLKYRYLDLRRKEMQDTFRLRSQTTNAIRNFLDGEEFLDMETPMLTKSTPEGARDYLVPSRVHEGQFYALPQSPQLFKQMLMMAGFEKYYQIARCFRDEDLRADRQPEFTQVDIETSFMSKDEIMSMTERMMKHVMKEVKGLDIETPFLRMPFDEAMERFGSDKPDTRFGLELVNISELVKDSGFKVFSSAVASGGQVSAINVKGKADDFSRKDIDKLTEDVKVYGAKGLAWLKVKEGAFNGPIAKFFGDEEADALSAALEAEEGDLLLFVADKTSVVQDSLGALRLKLGRSLNLIDESKFHFLWVTDWPLFEYDEEDGRYYAAHHPFTMPENGDVDRLQGHPQDVKAEAYDIVLNGYELGGGSLRIYQKEMQEKMFEVLGFTKEEADEQFGFLMEALEYGTPPHGGIAFGLDRLIMLLAGRTNLRDTILFPKTASAQDPLTDAPGAVSTQQLEELHLQLKESGSDK
- the hisS gene encoding histidine--tRNA ligase gives rise to the protein MAINAPRGTQDILPGVVEKWQFVEQQLTELCRRFNYKEIRTPIFEHTELFQRGVGDSTDIVQKEMYTFQDRGDRSITLRPEGTASVVRSFVQNKVYGLPNQPTKYFYMGPMFRYERPQQGRQRQFVQFGIEALGSDDPAIDAEVLSLALNSYKTLGLKSLKLVLNSLGDKESREAHRQALVEHFEPHKEELCSDCQLRLDQNPLRVLDCKKDRDHPAMATAPSILDYLNDYSKDYFQRVKGHLDTMGIEYVIDPNLVRGLDYYNHTAFEIMSEADGFGAITTLSGGGRYTGLVQEVGGPETSGIGFAMSIERLLMALDAEGVELPVEQGMDCFVVAMGEEAEKESVRITNELRLNGLQADKDYLGKKMKGQFKAADRLGSRYVLVIGDQELEKQVINVKDMETGEQKEIALEEVVRYMQSKLAGGK